In the Arthrobacter sp. 31Y genome, one interval contains:
- a CDS encoding LacI family DNA-binding transcriptional regulator gives MSPEERPSKLTLSAVAQEVGLSVPTVSKVVNGRGDVAQGTRARVLEALQRTGYKSPLQRKGNPVQRTVEAVFDSLNSAYNMEVLKGIMEQANVSDMEVILSVTGLQAAPPLGPEERAQRMVDEGRSGMIVVTSAFGTAQLEAFQRRQIPIVVIDPLNPPPADLYSVGSSNWAGGKAAATHLLGLGHRRIAYIGGPATAECSQARLHGYMAALMAEGITVEHEYVSAGQFRPENGAAAFKSLVALEDPPTAVFAGSDSIAMGVLAEARRQDIRIPEEMSLVGFDGTYQAEESTPPLTSVSQPLQEIGRSALNFILRQMQGEEIDSRRVELATHLVVRESTAPPREMASPGKSPSRV, from the coding sequence GTGAGCCCAGAAGAACGACCCTCCAAGCTGACCCTTTCTGCCGTCGCGCAGGAGGTAGGACTGTCAGTACCCACCGTCTCCAAAGTGGTCAACGGGCGCGGGGATGTGGCCCAGGGGACGCGCGCCCGCGTACTGGAAGCCCTGCAACGGACCGGGTACAAATCACCCCTCCAGCGCAAGGGCAACCCTGTCCAGCGGACTGTGGAAGCGGTGTTTGATTCGCTGAACTCGGCCTACAACATGGAAGTCCTCAAAGGGATCATGGAGCAGGCCAACGTTTCGGACATGGAAGTGATCCTCTCGGTGACCGGATTGCAGGCAGCGCCTCCGCTGGGCCCGGAGGAACGTGCCCAGCGTATGGTCGATGAGGGCCGCAGCGGCATGATCGTGGTGACCTCGGCGTTCGGGACAGCGCAACTCGAAGCCTTCCAAAGGCGGCAAATTCCCATCGTGGTGATCGACCCCCTGAACCCACCACCTGCTGATCTGTACAGCGTGGGCTCCAGCAATTGGGCCGGTGGGAAAGCCGCCGCCACGCACCTCTTGGGGCTGGGGCACCGACGCATTGCCTATATTGGGGGCCCTGCCACCGCCGAATGCAGCCAGGCCCGCCTCCACGGGTACATGGCCGCACTGATGGCAGAAGGTATCACCGTGGAACACGAATACGTTTCCGCCGGACAGTTCCGGCCCGAGAATGGAGCGGCAGCCTTCAAATCCTTGGTGGCTTTGGAGGATCCGCCTACCGCAGTCTTCGCCGGAAGCGACAGCATCGCCATGGGTGTCCTTGCCGAGGCACGCAGGCAGGACATCCGGATCCCGGAGGAAATGAGCCTCGTGGGGTTCGACGGAACATACCAGGCGGAGGAATCCACGCCACCCCTGACGTCGGTGAGCCAGCCTCTCCAAGAGATAGGGCGTTCCGCGCTGAACTTCATCCTTCGCCAAATGCAGGGTGAGGAGATCGACTCCCGGCGGGTGGAACTTGCAACCCACCTGGTGGTTCGTGAGTCCACAGCGCCGCCCAGGGAAATGGCCTCACCCGGGAAGTCGCCGTCCCGGGTTTAG
- a CDS encoding lipase maturation factor family protein, which yields MALLPRPLHKVEVAGNHFAQLVVPFFLFAPQPLASVAAGIIIATQLWLVGTGNFAWLNWVAIVLAFAAVSDPVAHAVFPFIPLDWHAGADTPVWWFAVVVLVTVLLVVLSYRPLLNLFSSQQLMNASFNRWRLVNAYGAFGTVTKQRIEMVVEGTMDEDPHAPDERWLAYGFKGKPGDVRRLPRQWAPYHLRLDWLMWFLPLRTVHEDWFYTFLDRLLQADPPTLGLLGQDPFDGEPPRWVRTRSYLYRFASREEFRGTGDRWVRVLLSEAVPPVQLNPGRRLPG from the coding sequence GTGGCGCTCCTGCCACGTCCCCTGCACAAGGTGGAAGTGGCGGGCAATCACTTTGCACAGTTGGTGGTGCCATTCTTCCTTTTCGCGCCCCAACCGCTGGCCAGCGTCGCGGCCGGCATCATCATAGCGACGCAGCTGTGGTTGGTGGGTACCGGAAACTTCGCGTGGCTGAACTGGGTGGCCATCGTCCTGGCTTTCGCCGCTGTCAGCGACCCCGTGGCCCACGCGGTGTTTCCGTTCATCCCGCTGGACTGGCACGCAGGTGCCGATACCCCCGTCTGGTGGTTCGCCGTCGTCGTGCTGGTGACCGTTTTGTTGGTGGTGTTAAGCTACCGCCCCCTCCTGAATCTCTTCTCCAGCCAGCAGTTGATGAACGCCAGCTTCAACCGCTGGCGACTGGTCAATGCCTACGGCGCTTTCGGGACGGTGACAAAGCAGCGCATTGAGATGGTAGTTGAGGGCACCATGGATGAGGATCCGCATGCGCCGGATGAGCGATGGTTGGCATACGGCTTCAAGGGCAAGCCCGGGGATGTTCGTCGACTCCCCCGGCAGTGGGCGCCGTACCACCTGCGCTTGGATTGGCTCATGTGGTTCCTGCCGCTTAGGACCGTCCACGAGGACTGGTTTTACACGTTCTTGGACAGGCTTCTGCAGGCCGATCCACCGACGCTTGGGCTGCTTGGACAGGACCCGTTCGACGGCGAACCACCCCGTTGGGTGCGGACCCGCAGCTACCTTTATCGTTTCGCCAGCCGGGAAGAATTCCGCGGGACGGGCGACCGCTGGGTGCGGGTGCTTCTCTCTGAAGCTGTCCCGCCGGTGCAGCTAAACCCGGGACGGCGACTTCCCGGGTGA
- the dxr gene encoding 1-deoxy-D-xylulose-5-phosphate reductoisomerase, whose product MQPRKIVILGSTGSIGTQAIDVVDAAPHRFEVVALSAGGGNLELIAQQAVHTRAQAVGIAAGDPEALRHLIDAAAAEARVRNFAPEIFAGPDASTRIAAIECDVVLNGITGSIGLAPTLAALGTGATLALANKESLIVGGALVKAAASPGQIVPVDSEHSAIAQCLRSGTDQEVEKLILTASGGPFRGRTREQLHNVTPQEALAHPTWDMGLMVTTNSASLVNKGLEVIEAHLLFDVPLDRIDVVVHPQSVVHSMVQFVDGSIIAQASPPDMRLPIALGLGWPDRVPRAAQACDWTQATSWTFEPLDTVAFPAVDLAKDAAKQGSTFPAVFNAANEEAVQAFHAGRIRFTDIVDTVESVLSEHSGSSELTVESVLDAEKWARARTLDRLASSAL is encoded by the coding sequence ATGCAGCCGCGCAAGATCGTCATCCTCGGGTCCACCGGTTCCATCGGCACACAAGCGATTGACGTCGTCGATGCCGCACCACACCGTTTCGAGGTGGTGGCCCTGAGCGCGGGCGGCGGAAACCTTGAACTCATTGCACAGCAGGCGGTCCACACCAGAGCGCAAGCTGTGGGAATTGCCGCGGGTGATCCGGAAGCCCTCCGGCACTTGATTGACGCCGCCGCCGCCGAGGCACGCGTACGCAACTTTGCTCCGGAGATCTTTGCCGGACCGGACGCTTCCACCCGGATAGCGGCCATTGAGTGCGACGTCGTCCTCAACGGCATCACCGGGTCCATCGGGCTGGCACCAACCCTGGCTGCCCTCGGCACAGGGGCCACGTTGGCACTGGCCAACAAGGAATCGCTGATAGTCGGCGGCGCCCTGGTCAAAGCCGCCGCCAGCCCCGGCCAGATTGTCCCAGTCGACTCAGAGCATTCCGCTATCGCCCAGTGCCTGCGTTCGGGCACTGACCAGGAAGTTGAAAAGCTGATCCTGACGGCATCCGGTGGCCCCTTCCGGGGCCGCACGCGGGAGCAACTTCACAACGTCACGCCGCAGGAAGCCCTTGCCCACCCCACCTGGGACATGGGCCTCATGGTCACCACAAACTCGGCCAGCCTCGTCAACAAGGGCCTTGAAGTCATTGAGGCACACCTGTTGTTCGATGTTCCTTTGGACAGGATCGATGTTGTGGTCCACCCGCAGTCGGTAGTGCACTCCATGGTCCAGTTCGTGGATGGCTCCATCATTGCCCAGGCATCACCTCCGGACATGCGCCTGCCGATCGCGCTCGGGCTGGGCTGGCCGGACCGTGTCCCGCGTGCCGCCCAGGCTTGCGACTGGACCCAAGCCACCAGTTGGACCTTCGAGCCCCTGGATACCGTGGCCTTCCCGGCCGTGGACCTTGCCAAGGACGCCGCCAAGCAGGGGAGCACCTTCCCCGCTGTCTTTAACGCCGCCAATGAGGAAGCAGTACAGGCCTTCCATGCAGGGCGCATCCGCTTCACAGACATTGTGGACACCGTTGAATCCGTCCTCAGCGAACATTCAGGCTCTTCAGAGCTAACGGTGGAGTCCGTGCTGGATGCTGAGAAGTGGGCACGTGCTCGAACCCTTGATCGTTTAGCCAGCAGCGCCCTGTAG
- a CDS encoding M50 family metallopeptidase: protein MSPVLLFILGVVFVAIGVAVSIALHEVGHLVPAKLFKVRVTKYMIGFGPTLWSRKKGETEYGFKALPLGGYVSMIGMYPPNKEDGTVRPSSTGMFQTLATEARSMAHEEVGPGDENRVFYKLPVWKKIIVMLGGPAMNMLIGLILLAVLLMGFGTAQATTTIADVSKCQVAAGETVDPNSADCKLTPAAAAGLQPNDTITSFDGKAVTSWDELTSWIRTSAGKDVPVTVTRNGAPVETTVTPVLSSRPVVGPDGRQAQDANGVLQYQEVGFLGIGAQSALVPQPASAVLPMAGENIKQISGVIFNLPARVVGVAKAAFSEEPRDPNGPISVVGVGRVAGEVAAMEQVPMQARIGTLIGLLAGLNFALAIFNLIPLLPLDGGHVAGALYEGARRRVAKLLGKPDPGAFDIAKLLPATYVVAALLMAMGALLIYADIVKPVNIFG from the coding sequence ATGAGTCCCGTCCTTCTCTTCATCCTCGGAGTCGTCTTCGTCGCGATCGGCGTAGCTGTTTCCATCGCGCTGCACGAGGTGGGCCACCTTGTGCCCGCAAAGCTCTTCAAAGTGCGCGTTACCAAGTACATGATCGGCTTTGGGCCAACGCTGTGGTCCAGGAAGAAGGGCGAAACCGAGTACGGCTTCAAAGCGCTTCCGCTGGGTGGCTACGTGTCCATGATCGGTATGTACCCGCCGAACAAAGAAGACGGCACCGTTCGCCCCTCCAGTACAGGCATGTTCCAGACCCTTGCCACGGAGGCGCGTTCCATGGCCCATGAGGAAGTGGGGCCCGGCGACGAGAACCGCGTCTTCTACAAGCTCCCTGTCTGGAAGAAAATCATCGTCATGCTCGGCGGGCCCGCCATGAACATGCTGATCGGGTTGATCCTTCTGGCCGTCCTGCTCATGGGCTTTGGCACAGCCCAAGCAACCACCACCATTGCGGACGTCTCCAAGTGCCAGGTCGCAGCAGGGGAGACAGTGGACCCCAATTCGGCCGATTGCAAGCTGACCCCCGCCGCGGCCGCAGGGCTCCAGCCGAATGACACCATCACTTCCTTCGACGGAAAAGCCGTCACCAGCTGGGACGAACTCACCAGCTGGATCCGGACCTCCGCCGGGAAGGACGTTCCCGTCACTGTGACGCGCAACGGGGCTCCCGTGGAGACCACGGTAACTCCTGTGCTCTCCTCCCGGCCCGTGGTGGGCCCCGACGGGCGACAGGCTCAAGACGCCAACGGAGTTTTGCAGTACCAGGAAGTCGGCTTCCTGGGCATCGGAGCCCAAAGCGCTTTGGTTCCCCAACCGGCGTCGGCCGTTCTGCCCATGGCCGGAGAAAACATCAAGCAGATATCCGGTGTGATCTTCAACCTTCCGGCCAGGGTGGTTGGAGTGGCGAAAGCAGCCTTCAGCGAAGAACCCCGTGACCCCAACGGGCCCATCAGCGTGGTGGGCGTCGGCCGGGTTGCCGGCGAGGTAGCGGCCATGGAACAAGTACCCATGCAGGCGCGGATCGGCACTTTGATCGGGTTGCTCGCCGGACTCAACTTCGCGCTGGCCATCTTCAACCTCATTCCGCTCTTGCCGCTGGACGGCGGCCATGTGGCCGGCGCGCTCTACGAAGGTGCCCGACGCCGGGTGGCCAAGCTGTTGGGCAAACCGGACCCGGGAGCCTTCGACATTGCCAAGCTGTTGCCGGCCACGTACGTTGTCGCAGCGCTGCTGATGGCCATGGGTGCACTCCTGATCTACGCGGACATCGTGAAGCCCGTGAACATTTTCGGCTGA
- a CDS encoding YciI family protein, with the protein MTVFAVEYVYVADSGALRDEARPAHRSWLGELAEEGKLLASGPYGDGAGALLIFKSADETELNDLLKQDPFAEAGVIAGIRTTEWAPIIGVLAAHVS; encoded by the coding sequence ATGACTGTTTTCGCTGTTGAGTACGTATACGTCGCCGATTCGGGCGCCCTCCGCGACGAAGCCCGCCCTGCCCACCGTTCCTGGCTCGGGGAACTGGCCGAGGAAGGCAAACTGCTTGCCAGTGGCCCCTACGGTGACGGCGCCGGCGCTCTGCTGATCTTCAAGTCCGCTGACGAAACCGAACTCAATGACCTCCTCAAGCAGGATCCGTTTGCTGAAGCCGGCGTGATCGCCGGTATCCGCACCACGGAATGGGCCCCCATCATCGGTGTCCTGGCTGCCCACGTGTCCTAG
- the ispG gene encoding flavodoxin-dependent (E)-4-hydroxy-3-methylbut-2-enyl-diphosphate synthase — MTSVSLGMPAAPPPVLAPRRKTRQIKVGSVGVGSDSPISVQSMTTTPTTDINATLQQIAELTASGCDIVRVACPSADDAEALPIIARKSQIPVIADIHFQPKYVFAAIEAGCAAVRVNPGNIRKFDDQVKEIAAAARDHGTSIRIGVNAGSLEPGIMKKYGKATPEALVESAVWEASLFEEHGFHDFKISVKHNDPVIMVAAYEMLAEQGDWPLHLGVTEAGPAFQGTIKSATAFGALLSRGIGDTIRVSLSAPPVEEIKVGNQILQSLNLRPRKLEIVSCPSCGRAQVDVYTLAEQVTAGLEGMEIPLRVAVMGCVVNGPGEAREADLGVASGNGKGQIFVKGEVIKTVPESEIVETLIEEAMRIAEEMGEADGEDAVKGSPVVSVS, encoded by the coding sequence GTGACCTCGGTCAGCCTGGGAATGCCAGCAGCCCCACCCCCCGTCCTTGCCCCGCGCCGTAAGACGCGGCAGATCAAGGTGGGGTCCGTTGGCGTCGGTTCTGACTCGCCCATCAGCGTTCAGTCCATGACCACCACCCCCACTACGGATATCAATGCCACCCTCCAGCAGATCGCTGAACTGACGGCTTCCGGATGCGACATCGTGCGTGTTGCTTGCCCGTCTGCCGACGACGCCGAGGCGCTGCCGATTATTGCCCGTAAGTCCCAGATTCCCGTGATCGCGGATATCCACTTCCAACCGAAGTATGTCTTCGCCGCAATTGAGGCAGGCTGTGCTGCAGTCAGGGTGAACCCGGGCAATATCCGCAAATTCGATGATCAGGTCAAGGAAATCGCTGCAGCGGCCCGGGACCATGGAACATCCATCCGGATTGGCGTGAACGCAGGCTCCCTTGAGCCCGGCATCATGAAGAAGTACGGCAAAGCCACCCCGGAAGCGTTGGTTGAATCAGCCGTCTGGGAAGCGTCCCTCTTCGAGGAGCACGGCTTCCACGACTTCAAGATCTCCGTCAAGCACAACGACCCCGTGATCATGGTGGCCGCCTATGAGATGCTCGCCGAGCAAGGCGACTGGCCCTTGCACCTCGGTGTGACCGAAGCCGGACCGGCATTCCAGGGCACCATCAAGTCCGCCACTGCGTTCGGTGCGCTCCTGTCCCGCGGCATTGGCGACACCATTCGCGTTTCCCTCTCTGCTCCTCCGGTGGAGGAAATCAAGGTGGGCAACCAGATCCTGCAGTCCTTGAACCTGCGCCCTCGCAAGCTCGAAATCGTCTCCTGCCCGTCCTGTGGCCGCGCCCAGGTGGACGTGTACACGCTGGCCGAACAGGTCACCGCAGGTTTGGAAGGCATGGAGATTCCGTTGCGGGTTGCCGTCATGGGTTGCGTGGTCAACGGACCGGGCGAAGCCCGTGAAGCAGACCTTGGTGTGGCCTCCGGAAACGGCAAGGGCCAGATTTTCGTGAAGGGCGAAGTCATCAAGACTGTGCCTGAAAGCGAAATTGTTGAGACACTGATCGAAGAGGCCATGCGCATCGCCGAAGAGATGGGGGAGGCCGATGGCGAAGATGCTGTCAAGGGTAGCCCCGTGGTTAGCGTCTCGTAA
- a CDS encoding GNAT family N-acetyltransferase: MLSRVAPWLASRNENGLGVRVLGSADTLALRALASEDAVANVFILAHVESTGSAAPTSGGACIFGVFEGQTLLGACWAGANLVPVQLDPGLAGYVATAAHETGRRYASIFGPADTVMALYARFEQLGHTAHEVRSQQPLLTISGPPIVGANPALTFGSMGDFDRILPACAAMFEEEVGYSPFLGGQEFYSRRVAGLIREGHSLVHIDANGTVVFKAELGAVTRDVTQVQGVWMNPELRGRGQSGGYMAAVVNLSRTFAPVTSLYVNDYNTKARATYERVGFEQVGTFATVLF; encoded by the coding sequence ATGCTGTCAAGGGTAGCCCCGTGGTTAGCGTCTCGTAACGAGAACGGCTTGGGAGTCAGGGTGCTCGGCAGTGCCGACACCCTGGCTCTTCGCGCGCTTGCAAGCGAGGATGCGGTGGCCAACGTGTTCATCCTCGCCCATGTGGAAAGTACCGGTTCAGCGGCTCCCACCAGTGGCGGTGCCTGTATTTTCGGAGTTTTCGAGGGCCAAACGCTTCTCGGCGCATGCTGGGCAGGTGCGAACCTCGTCCCGGTTCAGCTTGATCCCGGCCTTGCGGGGTATGTGGCCACCGCTGCCCACGAAACAGGGCGCCGTTACGCGTCCATTTTCGGTCCGGCCGACACCGTGATGGCCCTCTATGCTCGTTTCGAGCAACTGGGGCACACTGCTCACGAAGTGCGCTCCCAGCAACCGCTGCTCACCATTTCAGGCCCTCCCATCGTAGGCGCCAACCCGGCCCTGACCTTTGGCTCCATGGGGGACTTTGATCGCATTCTGCCCGCCTGTGCCGCCATGTTTGAAGAAGAGGTGGGCTACTCTCCGTTCCTCGGAGGGCAGGAGTTCTACAGCAGACGCGTTGCAGGGCTCATTCGGGAGGGCCACTCGCTGGTCCACATCGACGCCAACGGCACAGTGGTCTTCAAAGCCGAACTGGGGGCAGTCACGCGGGATGTCACCCAGGTCCAGGGCGTATGGATGAATCCCGAGTTGCGGGGACGCGGCCAAAGCGGAGGTTACATGGCCGCCGTCGTAAATCTCTCGCGAACTTTTGCGCCGGTGACAAGCCTTTATGTCAATGACTACAACACCAAAGCACGAGCCACCTATGAGCGGGTGGGCTTCGAACAAGTGGGAACCTTCGCCACCGTGCTTTTCTAA
- a CDS encoding TetR/AcrR family transcriptional regulator: MSLPQTRRGRRSAGDHSREAILSAARKLFAEQGFEGTSLRQVAREASVDPAMVHHFFGGKDELFAASVELPANPAEVLAGVETLDPEQRAEAIVRAVLRLWEGPAQHGLVAYVRGTLGSKAKTALLREMVNRVILSRVVAGLPGTPRELQLRSNLVASQVIGLMLVRYVIKLEPLAGAAQEDVIKMVAPTIQRYLTEGLDGPGATT; the protein is encoded by the coding sequence ATGAGCCTCCCCCAGACGCGCCGGGGACGCCGAAGCGCAGGAGACCATTCGAGGGAAGCCATCCTCTCAGCTGCACGGAAACTCTTTGCCGAGCAAGGGTTCGAAGGGACGAGCCTGCGGCAAGTCGCCCGCGAGGCATCCGTGGATCCGGCCATGGTGCACCACTTCTTCGGGGGCAAGGATGAGCTTTTTGCCGCCAGCGTGGAGTTGCCCGCTAACCCGGCGGAGGTTCTTGCCGGCGTCGAAACCCTGGACCCTGAGCAGAGGGCAGAGGCGATTGTCCGGGCAGTGCTGAGGCTGTGGGAAGGCCCGGCTCAGCACGGACTGGTGGCCTATGTCCGGGGAACCCTAGGCTCCAAGGCCAAGACAGCCCTGCTGCGCGAGATGGTCAACCGGGTCATCTTGTCCAGGGTGGTTGCAGGCTTGCCGGGCACGCCGAGGGAACTGCAGCTGCGAAGCAACCTGGTGGCCAGCCAGGTCATTGGCCTGATGCTGGTCCGATACGTCATCAAACTTGAGCCGCTGGCTGGCGCTGCGCAGGAGGACGTCATAAAGATGGTGGCCCCCACCATCCAGCGCTACCTTACGGAAGGGCTGGACGGCCCGGGAGCCACCACCTGA
- a CDS encoding ABC transporter permease, whose product MTVATTTRVLGQLRHDHRSVALILVVPALLLTAVYFLFENETLPPGFPRTFDRVGLMMLAIFPFVVMFLVTSITMLRERTSGTLERLLTTPIHKADLLFGYALAFSFMAALQSLVATAVAYWIFNLDIKGSPGFVVMIAVINAVLGVALGLLCSAFARTEFQAVQFMPVVVIPQILLCGLFVARDDMNEALEAISGVLPLTFSVDALKEIAGNAEATATMWQDALVMGGIVLGVLVLASLTLRRQTR is encoded by the coding sequence ATGACGGTTGCCACCACAACCCGGGTCCTGGGCCAGCTGCGGCACGACCACCGGAGCGTTGCGCTCATCCTTGTGGTCCCCGCATTGCTGCTGACCGCCGTCTATTTCCTCTTCGAGAACGAAACGCTCCCACCGGGGTTTCCCCGCACCTTTGACCGCGTTGGCTTGATGATGTTGGCGATCTTCCCCTTCGTGGTCATGTTCCTGGTCACCTCCATCACCATGCTTCGCGAGCGTACGTCCGGGACCCTGGAACGCCTCCTGACTACCCCCATCCATAAGGCAGACCTGCTGTTCGGCTATGCCCTGGCCTTCTCCTTCATGGCCGCCCTGCAGTCCTTGGTGGCGACGGCTGTGGCCTACTGGATTTTCAACCTCGACATCAAGGGAAGCCCCGGCTTCGTAGTGATGATCGCCGTCATCAACGCCGTCCTGGGCGTCGCCCTGGGACTCCTCTGTTCCGCCTTTGCCCGCACCGAGTTCCAAGCCGTGCAATTCATGCCGGTGGTGGTGATCCCGCAGATCCTGTTGTGCGGCTTGTTCGTGGCACGAGACGATATGAACGAAGCCCTGGAAGCTATCTCCGGTGTTCTGCCGCTCACGTTCTCCGTGGATGCCTTGAAAGAGATCGCAGGGAACGCTGAGGCCACCGCAACGATGTGGCAAGACGCCCTGGTCATGGGCGGGATCGTCCTGGGTGTCCTGGTCCTCGCATCGCTGACCCTCCGACGACAAACCCGATGA
- a CDS encoding ABC transporter ATP-binding protein, producing MTPLPAAIEATGLHVSRSRSKILKGLDFTVDAGRITGLLGPSGSGKTTLMRAIVGVQRISQGNLKVLGRPAGSAQLRHDVGYVTQGASVYSDLSVQANVRYFGAMHGATAADTAEAIAAVGLDSLARHKAADLSGGQFSRVSLACALVAHPKLLVLDEPTVGLDPVLRAELWERFAAMAAAGTTLLVSSHVMEEASRCSSLLLLRDGMLLAQLTPAQLAERGRSDDLERAFLTIIKSADSNIQGAERGQQESPAKS from the coding sequence ATGACGCCCCTTCCAGCAGCAATCGAAGCGACGGGACTTCATGTGTCCCGCTCCCGCAGCAAGATCCTCAAAGGTTTGGACTTTACGGTTGATGCCGGTCGGATCACCGGACTCCTGGGCCCCTCCGGCAGCGGCAAGACAACTCTCATGCGGGCAATCGTTGGTGTCCAGCGAATCAGCCAGGGAAACCTCAAAGTCCTTGGCCGCCCGGCCGGCAGCGCACAGCTCAGGCACGACGTCGGATACGTCACCCAGGGTGCCAGCGTGTACTCGGACCTGAGCGTCCAAGCGAACGTGCGCTACTTCGGGGCCATGCACGGGGCGACGGCGGCGGATACCGCGGAGGCAATTGCCGCCGTCGGGCTTGACTCGCTGGCCCGCCACAAGGCTGCGGACCTGTCCGGCGGACAATTCAGCCGGGTCTCCCTCGCATGCGCCCTGGTGGCCCACCCGAAACTGTTGGTCCTGGACGAGCCCACCGTTGGGCTGGATCCCGTGCTTCGCGCCGAATTGTGGGAGCGCTTCGCCGCCATGGCTGCGGCCGGAACAACCCTGCTGGTCTCCAGCCACGTGATGGAGGAAGCATCCCGTTGTTCCTCGCTGCTGCTCCTGCGCGATGGCATGTTGCTTGCCCAGCTGACACCTGCACAACTTGCCGAACGCGGCAGAAGCGATGACCTGGAGAGGGCGTTCCTCACCATCATCAAGAGCGCAGATTCCAACATCCAGGGCGCTGAACGTGGCCAGCAAGAAAGCCCGGCGAAGTCATGA